A stretch of the Marivirga tractuosa DSM 4126 genome encodes the following:
- a CDS encoding ABC transporter ATP-binding protein: protein MNQILAVQNLSKTYQSGEKSLTVLSDINFEINPGSSCAIIGPSGSGKTTLLGLCAGLDEAGTGSVTLDGKQLEKLSEDERAAVRNASVGFIFQSFNLLPTLTALENVMVPLELLGKKHVKPIAIDLLQKVGLGDRMDHYASQLSGGEQQRVSIARAFANQPKILFADEPTGNLDQETGETIEALIFNLNKELGTTLVLVTHDHDLAKRTDRILQLKGGKLIKDSANLTSQEA, encoded by the coding sequence ATGAATCAAATATTAGCAGTTCAAAACTTGAGCAAAACCTACCAATCCGGGGAGAAATCTTTAACTGTACTTTCCGATATTAATTTTGAAATTAACCCGGGAAGCAGTTGTGCCATTATCGGTCCCTCTGGAAGTGGTAAAACCACCTTGCTTGGACTATGTGCAGGCCTGGATGAAGCAGGAACAGGTTCCGTTACGCTTGATGGAAAACAATTGGAAAAGCTTTCTGAGGATGAAAGAGCAGCCGTTCGAAATGCTTCAGTCGGTTTTATTTTTCAAAGCTTTAATTTATTGCCCACACTTACAGCCTTAGAAAATGTGATGGTGCCGTTGGAGTTACTAGGCAAGAAACATGTTAAGCCTATTGCAATTGATTTATTACAGAAAGTAGGATTAGGTGACAGAATGGATCATTATGCTTCACAACTGTCTGGTGGTGAGCAACAAAGGGTTTCCATTGCCAGAGCATTTGCCAACCAACCCAAAATTTTATTTGCTGATGAGCCAACTGGAAACTTAGATCAGGAAACAGGTGAAACCATTGAAGCCCTCATCTTTAACTTAAATAAGGAATTGGGTACCACATTAGTTTTGGTTACTCATGATCATGATCTGGCGAAAAGAACGGATCGAATCCTACAACTAAAAGGAGGAAAACTGATAAAAGATTCTGCCAACTTAACATCCCAAGAAGCTTAA
- a CDS encoding ABC transporter permease: MQNLNWLLKMAWRDSRRNRSRLFLFMSSIVLGIAALVAINSFGDNLTEQINSEAKELLGADVELESRSPFPDSLYQFLQNENLALSEERAFASMVYFPKNGGTRLINVRAVEANYPFYGTIETTPFESAENYNTQEKALVDQSLMLQFNVNPKDSVRIGTKMFSIAGEINKTPGQSAITTTVAPPVFIPFSKLEETGLMQKGSRINYKLYIKFPDGIDDQKYFNEVLKPRLEKEEIRFDDVEERKEELGDAYSDLTGFLNLTAFIALLLGCIGVASSVQVYVKEKVKSVAILRCLGASSLQGMWIFLIQIAVIGLIGSVIGALIGSSIQYFLPQLFADFLPFEIELTFSFSSFLQGIVIGLLASILFALVPLLQIRKVSPLNVLRSLGWGKTSKASRFVYVLVIFFVFGFSFLQLNSLEEAGVFTASLLVAALILMGVSRLIIWAVRKYFPEKAAFTTRQGLANLYRPNNQTLILVVTIGLGTALITTLMLSQDLLLDKVKLSSSEKQPNMVLFDIQSDQVDQVIDITNNDSLPVIQEVPIVTMKLHSLKGESVDAIREDTTAGVRNWVLRREYRVTYRDRLIDSETILEGEWNGKVEYPGDSIFISLDQGLAEDMKVGLGDPLTFNVQGALIQCYVGSIREIDWQRVQTNFLVVFPEGVLEEAPKFHVLLTRYEKVEKSAQYQQKVVSKFPNISIIDLDLILKTVDEVLGKISFVIQFMAFFSIITGVIVLIGAVNISKFQRMQEAVLLRTIGASRKQIVRINFMEYFFLGSISSLTGIIIAILSAWGLAYFSFETVFIPNLWAVVITYIAITGLTVFIGLTNSRSVVNKPPLEILRKEV, translated from the coding sequence ATGCAAAATTTAAACTGGTTATTGAAAATGGCTTGGCGCGATAGTCGTAGAAACCGTTCGCGTTTGTTTCTGTTTATGAGCAGTATAGTGCTGGGCATAGCAGCACTGGTTGCCATTAATTCATTTGGAGATAATCTCACTGAACAAATCAATTCAGAAGCCAAAGAACTTTTAGGCGCTGATGTGGAACTGGAAAGCAGAAGTCCTTTCCCGGATTCACTTTACCAATTCTTGCAAAATGAAAACTTAGCCCTCTCAGAGGAAAGGGCTTTTGCCAGTATGGTGTATTTTCCTAAAAATGGTGGGACCAGATTGATAAATGTTAGAGCAGTAGAAGCCAATTATCCTTTTTATGGCACTATTGAAACTACGCCCTTTGAATCTGCAGAAAACTACAATACGCAAGAAAAAGCTTTAGTTGACCAATCATTAATGCTGCAGTTTAATGTAAATCCTAAAGACTCTGTCCGAATAGGAACTAAAATGTTTTCCATAGCAGGTGAAATCAATAAAACGCCTGGACAATCAGCCATTACCACTACGGTGGCTCCTCCTGTTTTTATTCCATTTTCTAAACTGGAAGAAACGGGCTTGATGCAAAAAGGAAGTCGCATTAATTACAAACTCTACATCAAGTTTCCGGATGGCATTGACGATCAAAAATATTTCAATGAGGTTTTAAAACCTCGTTTGGAAAAAGAGGAAATCCGATTTGATGATGTGGAGGAGCGAAAAGAAGAATTGGGAGATGCCTATTCTGACCTAACTGGATTTCTTAATTTAACAGCATTTATTGCCTTGCTTTTGGGCTGTATTGGTGTGGCCAGCTCTGTACAGGTTTATGTAAAAGAGAAAGTAAAATCAGTGGCCATATTGCGCTGTTTGGGTGCTTCTTCTTTACAAGGAATGTGGATTTTCTTAATCCAAATTGCTGTAATTGGATTAATTGGTTCCGTAATTGGTGCTTTGATAGGAAGCAGTATTCAATATTTCTTGCCACAATTATTTGCGGATTTCTTACCATTCGAAATTGAATTGACTTTTAGTTTTAGTTCTTTCCTTCAAGGCATAGTGATTGGTCTTTTGGCTTCAATCTTATTTGCTTTGGTTCCGCTTTTACAAATCCGAAAAGTCTCTCCTTTAAATGTATTGAGAAGTTTAGGCTGGGGCAAAACCTCAAAAGCCAGTCGTTTTGTTTATGTATTAGTTATCTTCTTTGTATTTGGTTTTTCCTTCTTACAGCTAAATTCTCTTGAAGAAGCAGGGGTATTCACTGCTTCATTGTTAGTGGCCGCACTAATCTTAATGGGCGTAAGTAGATTAATCATTTGGGCAGTAAGAAAATATTTCCCTGAAAAGGCGGCATTTACTACAAGACAAGGCTTGGCTAATTTGTATAGACCCAATAATCAGACTTTAATTCTGGTCGTGACGATTGGTTTGGGCACGGCCTTGATCACTACTTTAATGCTCAGTCAAGATTTACTACTAGACAAAGTAAAATTGAGCAGTAGTGAAAAACAACCGAACATGGTCCTGTTCGACATCCAAAGTGACCAAGTGGATCAGGTAATCGATATCACTAATAATGACAGCTTGCCTGTGATTCAGGAAGTGCCGATCGTTACCATGAAGCTCCATAGCTTAAAAGGTGAATCGGTAGATGCCATTAGAGAGGATACCACTGCTGGAGTGAGAAATTGGGTGTTGAGAAGGGAATACAGAGTGACTTATCGTGATAGGTTAATTGATTCAGAAACAATCTTAGAAGGAGAGTGGAACGGGAAAGTTGAATATCCAGGTGATTCTATTTTCATTTCTCTAGATCAAGGTTTAGCTGAAGACATGAAAGTTGGTCTTGGTGACCCCCTTACTTTTAATGTGCAAGGAGCACTGATTCAATGCTATGTTGGTAGCATTAGAGAAATCGACTGGCAAAGGGTACAAACCAATTTCTTGGTTGTTTTCCCAGAAGGCGTTTTAGAAGAAGCTCCTAAATTTCATGTGTTGTTAACTCGCTACGAGAAAGTAGAGAAATCTGCCCAATATCAGCAAAAAGTAGTGAGTAAATTCCCCAATATCTCCATCATCGATTTAGACTTAATTTTGAAAACAGTGGATGAAGTATTAGGTAAAATCTCTTTCGTGATCCAATTTATGGCTTTCTTTAGCATTATCACAGGCGTGATTGTATTGATTGGGGCGGTAAATATCAGCAAATTCCAAAGAATGCAGGAAGCCGTTTTATTAAGAACCATTGGTGCAAGCAGAAAGCAAATAGTTCGGATCAATTTTATGGAATATTTCTTTTTAGGAAGCATTTCCAGTTTGACTGGAATCATTATCGCTATTTTATCTGCATGGGGGTTAGCTTACTTTAGCTTTGAAACAGTGTTTATTCCAAATCTTTGGGCTGTGGTGATTACTTATATTGCTATTACTGGCCTAACGGTTTTCATTGGATTGACCAATAGTAGATCGGTAGTAAATAAACCTCCATTGGAGATATTGAGGAAAGAGGTTTGA
- a CDS encoding class I SAM-dependent methyltransferase, whose product MSKVSTTEITSDSIASDNPIHQRLLAAYVYAQPQIEGELLEIGCGTGRGLEILVNAAEHYTGIDKYKSLTDELQKEYPQAKFISMHIPPLSDIADNSFDTVVSFQVIEHIKDDKSFLKEIHRVLKPGGKAIISTPNKKMTLTRNPWHVREYFAPELEALCKSIFSEVEANGIAGNDKVMDYHDKNRESVKKITRFDILNLQYRLPAPLLRIPYEFLNRLNRNKLDQADNSLVKSISVADYFVNENAEESLDLFYTLEKK is encoded by the coding sequence ATGTCCAAAGTCTCAACCACAGAAATCACTTCTGATTCTATTGCATCAGATAACCCTATCCATCAAAGATTATTGGCAGCATACGTTTATGCTCAGCCACAAATCGAAGGGGAATTATTAGAAATAGGATGCGGTACAGGAAGAGGATTGGAGATATTAGTGAACGCAGCAGAACATTATACTGGAATAGATAAGTATAAAAGCTTGACGGATGAACTGCAAAAGGAATATCCTCAAGCAAAATTTATTTCTATGCATATTCCGCCTTTATCGGATATAGCTGATAATTCTTTTGATACCGTGGTTTCTTTTCAAGTAATTGAGCATATAAAGGATGATAAATCCTTCTTAAAAGAAATTCATAGAGTGTTAAAACCAGGTGGGAAAGCCATAATTTCTACTCCAAATAAGAAAATGACTTTAACGCGAAATCCTTGGCATGTAAGGGAATATTTTGCTCCTGAACTTGAGGCATTATGTAAATCTATTTTCTCAGAAGTAGAAGCCAATGGAATTGCTGGAAACGATAAGGTGATGGATTATCATGATAAAAATCGTGAGTCGGTTAAGAAAATAACTCGCTTTGATATTTTAAATCTGCAATACAGATTACCAGCCCCTCTTCTCAGAATTCCTTACGAATTTTTAAACAGACTTAACCGAAACAAGCTTGACCAAGCTGACAATTCATTGGTTAAATCAATTTCTGTTGCAGACTATTTCGTAAATGAAAATGCTGAAGAAAGTCTAGACTTATTTTATACTTTGGAAAAAAAATAA
- a CDS encoding 2OG-Fe(II) oxygenase: protein MELIQNKHFSQEQIDQYKEEFESSKPFHHVILDDFLSTETAEKLHNFFPEDELFNKPKKDRHENKLEGDKFDEYPRLFNLLKEEIAKPHFLEFIEKVTGVKNAFITNDGFGVGIQKGKKGSFEDVHVDFNIHPEKDVQRRLNLQLYLTPRWKPEWNGALEMWNDCVSKCKKAVSCRFNRAVIFEVKDTSYYGYTKPLECPDKEERKMFSATFYTKKEQEDIKFHDTIFPEHQEEKPQPSFFDSIKKALKVS, encoded by the coding sequence ATGGAACTTATTCAAAATAAGCATTTTAGTCAAGAACAAATCGATCAGTACAAGGAAGAGTTCGAATCTTCCAAACCTTTTCACCACGTCATTCTGGATGACTTTTTGTCAACAGAAACTGCAGAGAAACTCCATAATTTCTTTCCTGAAGATGAGCTTTTCAATAAGCCGAAAAAGGACAGGCATGAGAATAAGCTGGAGGGTGATAAGTTCGATGAATATCCTCGGTTGTTTAACTTACTGAAAGAGGAGATAGCAAAACCACATTTTCTAGAGTTTATTGAGAAAGTGACAGGTGTTAAAAATGCTTTCATTACCAATGATGGCTTTGGAGTTGGTATTCAAAAAGGCAAAAAAGGCTCTTTTGAGGATGTTCATGTTGATTTCAATATTCACCCTGAAAAGGATGTACAGCGTAGATTAAATTTACAGCTTTACCTTACTCCAAGATGGAAGCCTGAATGGAATGGTGCTTTGGAAATGTGGAACGATTGCGTTTCAAAATGTAAAAAAGCAGTTTCTTGTAGATTTAACAGAGCGGTTATTTTTGAAGTGAAGGATACTTCTTATTATGGATATACTAAACCTTTAGAGTGCCCGGATAAAGAAGAAAGAAAAATGTTTTCTGCTACTTTTTATACCAAAAAGGAACAGGAGGATATTAAATTTCATGATACCATTTTCCCTGAGCACCAGGAAGAAAAACCACAACCCTCATTTTTTGACAGTATAAAAAAGGCTTTAAAAGTCAGTTAA
- a CDS encoding methyltransferase family protein — MSYIIAYLPIILAWLLFGVLHSVLASSLIKDRVNLQPVNYRRLYNIISILAVMFIFFMGSTISPEYFLPKGQATKSVGLIIATFGFLLAKLAFKTISFSQFLGIKKEEAPKLITKGIYARMRHPLYTALILGLVGFVIFNPTYTHLVHAICILIYLIIGIHFEEKRLIAHFGKDYKRYKEQTPMLFPTSFR; from the coding sequence ATGTCTTATATAATTGCATATCTACCAATAATTTTAGCTTGGTTGCTGTTTGGCGTTCTTCATTCTGTTCTTGCTTCAAGTTTGATTAAAGACAGAGTCAATTTGCAGCCTGTTAATTACCGTAGACTTTACAATATCATATCAATTCTTGCGGTGATGTTTATATTTTTCATGGGAAGTACTATCTCACCAGAATATTTTCTCCCTAAAGGGCAAGCAACTAAATCAGTAGGTTTGATTATTGCCACTTTTGGGTTTTTGTTAGCCAAACTGGCTTTTAAAACTATCAGTTTTTCTCAATTTTTGGGAATAAAAAAGGAAGAAGCACCTAAATTAATAACCAAAGGAATTTATGCCAGAATGAGGCATCCACTTTATACGGCTTTAATCTTAGGTTTAGTAGGCTTTGTCATTTTTAATCCTACTTACACACATTTAGTACATGCAATTTGTATTCTGATTTACCTGATTATAGGGATTCATTTTGAGGAAAAGCGTTTGATAGCACACTTTGGAAAGGATTATAAAAGGTACAAAGAGCAGACCCCTATGCTTTTTCCTACATCATTCCGTTGA
- a CDS encoding DUF4256 domain-containing protein: MERKKKLSPEEIEVLIKTLKKRFANNLHRHEKLEWNSIQEKLEANPEKMWSLNEMEKTGGEPDVVDYDEKANEYTFCDCSPESPKERRSVCYDREALESRKKYPPKTSAIDLATEMGIEILNEAQYEHLQSLENFDQKTSSWLKTPHEVRSLGGAIFGDFRFGRVFIYHNGADSYYGARAFRALIRL, encoded by the coding sequence ATGGAACGCAAGAAAAAATTAAGTCCTGAAGAAATTGAAGTTTTGATCAAAACCCTGAAAAAACGATTTGCAAACAACCTCCACCGGCACGAAAAACTTGAATGGAATAGTATTCAGGAAAAGTTAGAAGCCAATCCTGAAAAAATGTGGTCTCTGAATGAGATGGAAAAAACAGGAGGTGAACCAGATGTAGTTGATTATGATGAAAAAGCTAATGAATATACTTTTTGTGATTGCTCTCCTGAAAGCCCAAAAGAAAGAAGAAGTGTGTGCTATGACCGTGAAGCTTTAGAATCACGGAAAAAATATCCGCCAAAAACAAGTGCTATAGATTTGGCTACCGAAATGGGAATTGAGATTTTAAATGAAGCACAATACGAACATCTGCAAAGCCTTGAAAACTTCGATCAGAAAACTTCAAGCTGGCTAAAAACACCACATGAAGTCCGAAGTCTCGGTGGAGCAATTTTCGGTGATTTCCGATTCGGAAGAGTATTCATTTATCATAATGGCGCTGATTCCTATTATGGAGCAAGAGCCTTTCGAGCTTTAATCAGATTATAA
- a CDS encoding NYN domain-containing protein — MDINLAVLIDGDNIPSANVKEMMEEIAKYGNPTIKRIYGDWTKPNLSKWKNLLLENAITPIQQYGYTTGKNATDSAMIIDAMDILYSQKVHGFCLVSSDSDFTRLATRLREAGMKVYGIGEKKTPNPFIVACDKFIYIEILNNQAEETEDTKSKAKPAVDKVTQKDIKLVASTITDVADDDGWAFLGDVGNLLQKKQPNFDSRNYGFAKLTPLIKSLKNFEIEERVGNKNNLKLVYVRLKKR, encoded by the coding sequence ATGGATATCAATTTAGCAGTATTAATCGATGGGGATAATATTCCTTCAGCTAATGTGAAGGAAATGATGGAAGAAATAGCCAAATATGGGAATCCGACAATCAAAAGAATTTATGGAGATTGGACAAAGCCTAATTTAAGTAAATGGAAAAACTTATTGCTGGAAAATGCCATCACGCCTATCCAGCAATATGGCTATACCACTGGGAAAAATGCTACAGATTCTGCCATGATTATTGATGCCATGGATATTCTATATTCCCAAAAGGTACATGGGTTTTGTTTGGTTTCCAGCGATAGTGATTTTACACGCTTAGCCACTCGCCTTAGAGAAGCGGGCATGAAAGTTTATGGGATAGGCGAAAAGAAGACGCCAAATCCATTTATAGTAGCTTGCGATAAGTTTATTTATATAGAAATCCTGAATAATCAAGCTGAAGAAACAGAGGATACGAAATCTAAAGCTAAACCAGCAGTAGATAAAGTCACGCAAAAAGATATTAAGTTAGTTGCAAGCACCATTACTGATGTGGCAGATGATGATGGCTGGGCCTTTTTAGGTGATGTGGGAAATTTGCTTCAAAAGAAACAACCAAACTTTGACTCTAGGAATTATGGTTTTGCAAAATTAACACCACTGATCAAATCCCTTAAGAACTTTGAAATTGAAGAGCGAGTCGGTAATAAAAACAATTTGAAATTGGTTTATGTGAGGTTAAAGAAGAGGTGA
- a CDS encoding MFS transporter, producing the protein MNPPSRILPIIVFSQFCCTSLWFAGNAVMPNLLLDFNLEPTALGSLTSAVQFGFIIGTLVFAVLSIADRFSPSKVFFFCALIGALFNLGAVWEENTLGSLIGFRFATGFFLAGIYPVGMKIASDYYEKGLGKSLGFLVGALVLGTAFPHLLKQLTQNVDWQLVIYITSTLAILGGILLLTFVPDGPFQKRSQKPDFSAFFQVFKKKDFRASAFGYFGHMWELYAFWAFVPVILLVYQELHLNMEFNIPLLSFNIIGIGSLSCIIGGYISEKYGAKKTAGTFLLLSGICCLLSPLVILYAPAIVFIIFLIFWGMAVIADSPLFSTLVAQNATSEQKGTALTIVNSIGFSITIVSIQLLNILRLEISPVFLYIILVIGPALGLWALFYGKKSINQT; encoded by the coding sequence ATGAACCCACCTTCCCGTATTCTTCCCATCATCGTTTTCTCTCAATTTTGCTGTACGTCACTTTGGTTTGCAGGCAATGCGGTGATGCCTAATTTGCTCTTGGATTTTAATTTGGAGCCAACTGCCTTAGGGAGTCTGACTTCGGCTGTTCAGTTTGGCTTTATCATAGGGACATTAGTTTTTGCAGTGCTTTCCATAGCTGATAGATTTTCTCCCTCTAAAGTTTTTTTCTTTTGTGCATTGATAGGAGCCCTTTTTAATTTAGGCGCAGTTTGGGAAGAAAATACTTTAGGGAGCTTAATCGGTTTCCGCTTTGCCACTGGGTTTTTCTTGGCGGGGATATATCCTGTTGGGATGAAAATCGCCTCTGATTATTATGAAAAAGGATTAGGTAAATCTTTAGGGTTTTTGGTCGGGGCTTTGGTTTTAGGAACAGCCTTTCCGCATCTTCTCAAACAGTTGACTCAAAATGTTGATTGGCAATTAGTTATTTACATTACATCTACGCTGGCTATCCTGGGCGGAATATTGCTACTAACATTTGTACCCGATGGCCCTTTCCAAAAAAGAAGTCAAAAGCCTGATTTTTCAGCCTTTTTCCAAGTTTTTAAGAAAAAGGATTTTCGGGCTTCTGCTTTTGGTTATTTCGGTCACATGTGGGAATTGTATGCCTTTTGGGCTTTTGTGCCAGTTATCTTATTAGTTTATCAAGAATTGCATCTCAATATGGAATTTAATATTCCGCTTCTGTCTTTTAACATAATAGGCATCGGGAGTTTGTCGTGCATAATTGGCGGTTATATTTCAGAAAAATATGGAGCGAAGAAAACTGCAGGCACATTTCTTTTGCTTTCAGGCATATGCTGTTTGCTTTCACCCTTAGTAATACTTTATGCTCCAGCAATAGTATTTATAATATTTCTGATTTTTTGGGGTATGGCAGTTATAGCGGATTCTCCTCTCTTTTCAACTTTAGTCGCGCAAAACGCCACTTCTGAACAAAAAGGAACTGCTTTGACTATAGTGAATTCCATTGGCTTTTCCATCACGATTGTAAGTATCCAATTATTGAATATTCTTAGATTAGAAATAAGTCCTGTCTTTCTATATATCATTCTGGTAATTGGGCCTGCTTTAGGGTTGTGGGCTTTGTTCTATGGAAAAAAATCAATAAACCAAACTTAA
- a CDS encoding SDR family oxidoreductase produces the protein MNDKKTIAITGATSGIGLATSEELLKKGHHLIFFVRNTEKAQQLIAKWDKKENVKIIKCDLADLKSVRQAAEELLEKMDQLDVLINNAGGTFNERFESKDGFELHLTVNHLGHFLLTKILMPLLEKSNTTVINVSSEAHRAGKPDWSDLNLKKKYSTILGYGNAKLYNILFTKSLADKGLTSYALHPGVIDSGFGDQLPGLFKLMWKLGKPFMKTSREGASTSIYLATNDLPTDKNGAYFKDKKVNKASSLANSQAARDRLWEESEKMVEGF, from the coding sequence ATGAATGATAAAAAAACCATCGCCATTACAGGAGCCACATCAGGAATTGGATTGGCTACTTCTGAAGAATTATTGAAAAAAGGGCACCATTTAATTTTCTTTGTCCGCAACACTGAAAAAGCCCAACAGCTCATTGCTAAGTGGGATAAAAAAGAAAATGTCAAAATTATCAAATGTGACTTGGCAGATTTGAAATCGGTAAGACAAGCAGCAGAGGAACTGTTGGAGAAAATGGATCAATTGGATGTGTTAATTAATAATGCGGGAGGGACATTCAATGAGCGATTTGAGAGCAAAGACGGCTTTGAACTGCATTTGACAGTCAACCATCTGGGGCATTTTTTACTCACCAAAATTTTGATGCCTCTATTAGAAAAAAGTAATACCACGGTAATTAACGTGAGTTCTGAAGCCCATAGAGCTGGAAAACCAGACTGGTCTGATCTGAATTTAAAGAAAAAATACTCTACTATCTTGGGTTACGGAAATGCTAAATTATACAATATCCTCTTCACCAAATCATTAGCAGATAAAGGATTGACTTCATATGCGCTTCATCCGGGAGTGATCGATTCTGGTTTTGGAGACCAATTACCAGGCCTTTTTAAATTGATGTGGAAATTAGGAAAACCGTTTATGAAAACTTCTCGAGAAGGCGCCTCAACTTCTATTTATTTAGCAACTAATGATTTGCCGACCGATAAAAACGGGGCATATTTTAAAGATAAGAAAGTGAATAAAGCTTCTTCCTTAGCCAACAGTCAAGCTGCAAGAGATAGACTTTGGGAAGAAAGCGAGAAGATGGTGGAAGGGTTTTGA
- a CDS encoding toxin-antitoxin system YwqK family antitoxin → MKALTILTLLFFSLRINAQELLSMEDAESRESLSMNEVTANSSDGTYRYYAKGAREPFTGILFSKFPNGQYDSYQQFVDGVGQGQWVNFYENGNYKEIGNYEQNKVTGPIKKFHENGELAEEGIYKDWRIRIGKWKFYNPEGKLIDSVDYGEKGSIVEVQEYYDKGDISFSWYRSILDENGF, encoded by the coding sequence ATGAAAGCTTTAACGATCTTAACTCTGCTATTTTTCTCCCTAAGAATAAACGCACAAGAGCTACTTTCCATGGAAGATGCGGAAAGTAGAGAATCTTTATCTATGAATGAGGTAACAGCCAATAGCTCTGATGGAACCTATCGTTATTATGCAAAGGGAGCAAGAGAACCGTTTACAGGAATTCTATTCTCTAAATTCCCAAATGGTCAGTATGACTCTTATCAACAGTTTGTGGATGGCGTTGGTCAAGGCCAATGGGTAAACTTTTATGAAAACGGTAATTACAAGGAAATTGGAAATTATGAACAAAATAAAGTGACTGGTCCAATTAAAAAGTTTCATGAGAACGGTGAATTGGCTGAAGAGGGGATCTACAAAGATTGGAGAATTAGGATCGGAAAATGGAAATTTTATAATCCTGAAGGTAAGCTTATCGACAGTGTAGATTATGGTGAGAAAGGAAGTATAGTAGAGGTCCAAGAGTATTACGATAAAGGGGATATTTCCTTTAGTTGGTATAGAAGTATATTGGATGAAAATGGATTTTAA